Below is a window of Apium graveolens cultivar Ventura unplaced genomic scaffold, ASM990537v1 ctg669, whole genome shotgun sequence DNA.
tccattttctaactccagttagaaccactttattgtccttcttacttgtgacaatacaggcttcagaattgaaggaaacaatattccctctgtcacatagttgactgatgctcaacaaattgtgtttgagaccatcaaccaatgcaacttcatcaatgatgacattttcttttgaaatcaagccatatcccatagtgaatcctttgctgtcatctccaaaggttatgctagggccagctttctccttaaactctgtgaacagggtgaaatctcctgtcatgtgtcttgaacaaccactgtccaagtaccatagattccttctttgtccctgcacacaacaaaatcaatcaagttgattttggtacccaagtttccttgggtccagccttgttagtcttttttctagacttcattcctcctgcatcttttgacttaggtaagtttgggtcaaccttggtctcagatgtggttggttgaagtgtagggttagtcacagaatcatttaacacatttgattgaatttgatagggcataggttgtgcaaacatgttattccacataggcatattgtatggcatttgaggcatactaaatgcagtaaaataaggattattaatgtatgacatgtttgcaaaatgtgcatggagattctggtgagacataacaggcatagcatgcagaggtgacatagacatgttaggcatggagggatttgaaggcatgggagcatttttaacagatttgcaattatcagataggtgattaacacttttacaatgtacacagctttttctaggagcatacctatcaggtgtgtaattgttatgtttattaatccctaccttcccatttcttttagattttcttttagtttccttcttatcctcaaccaacttaagcctatctttcagctgatctaaagtcatgtgtcctatattcaccttactgacatctctggatgtgctagctccttctttgacaaagttcttgagagttgagtcattctttttatttaggtttttatttttaaaagaacttgtctgctttaattgatgagccttcaacggatgctcattttcttccttcaacggataactttcatcatccgttgattccacatccgttgacaatccatcaattaattctagcttctttttgtttttcttctaggcatcctcacagaatggttcaattccctaaacctttgcaatctgaacactaacatccctagatgttttccaggccttgattacctcatgctcactttctaactgtttagaaagaatttctactttcttaacaacttctgctagttcactctcaacagtcaagcatttaagttttatcttttcaagctcaattacctgatcctttaacatagcattcctatcacttaaaaacacattattctccttgatcctagtgttttcttttgctagcgatttaagggaaacacgcaaatgatataattcattggacatatcatttatggcttcattgcattcatgtttagaaagctgagagagatcagtagtaattacctggttgcttgatgaactagtttcattttcatcagaattagccatcagggctaggttgacatattccacatcatcatcttcatttaccccatctgctgcccaatcatcttgagtgagaaaagctctttccttttgtttgagcaaatcaaaatacttctttttgtaatcaacttgctcaaatttctttttctcagaatttggcttcctacactcacttacaaagtgtccactaatgccacagttgtaacatttgaactttgatttgtccaccatgtttttgtttggcttagtgaactttgtgtttttcctgaacttcatttttgcaaacctcctggacagaaaggccaaatgttcatcaatatcatcagattcatcctgactggaattgtcttcatcctcagcaacttgcaatttacccttgcttgattctgatttgcttgtgccaattttgagacttggcattgtcttttcttcattcctggcttcaactttttcactgtcagctacaagtgcaattgatcctccttttctctttcccttttctaacagctcatcttgctccatctcaagttcataagtcttcaaaattccatataatctttcgagtgtgaagtccttataatcttgagaatttcttagagaaacagtcataggcttccattcctttggtagagaccttagaaattttaagttggagtccttgacttggtacactctcccatacagctttaatccattcaatagtttctgtaatctgttgaaggtatcattcaatgattctccctcttcaaaatgaaaatattcatactgttgaatgagaagctgcattttgttttctctaacttgctcagtgccttcacagatgagctgcacagtatcccaaatttccttagcacatatcttgatccaggccattaaacagaatgttcatggctttcttgtccttgtggacctcttcaatatcttcaacagtccatgctgcctttggcttgggaatagactgttcaacagcaactgtagcagtagcagctgtggccaccttgtgtgggatgtgaggaccattctcaatgcagttgatgtagctttcatcttgagagagaagatgtatatgcatcttcaccttccagtgatgatagttatctctttccaggattggaatctttacaccaatatccttcttactcatgatgttagcagaatagatctttaaactctttgtatgttaagagcttgctctgataccaattgttattcccagtggactaacaatgagatttacagaaggggggttgaatgtaaatctcaaaactttttcaagttttgagtagtttctaaggctaagtgtttaagtgaacaaatgtgtgtgaattgcttgaagctgatataaacatatatatattcaaacacaaatgtaaggaacacaaagaacttaaaaacttttctggtggatttgttgttccaccagagatgtgttatttcagaaaatctgtgattcaaagaattaaatcacagctgcttcctagtacaaactagatgattttctctctggatatttctaaacagctctggaaaattcatttctaattactagctgctacttggtttatatatcaccaagtttacaagtgaagacaaaactgtaaaatacaattgaaaagattcttcacatgtttcttcttcatttctctatccaatgcaatctaggataatttgtgaatctttgaatacttccttgtttgcatcagaatggaaatgctgcattttcttgattcctcctagaggcttccacattccagtttgtctctgtcaacccatgtgcctctgtcagcttgtgaattgtcactatcaactgctaatgaactaagcatccgttgaagctttcatccgttgatgccttatccgttgaggctttatccgttaaagctttatccgttgatgcattatcagttgaagtctttatccgttgaagcactcatctgttgatggatatcatccgttgaagcattagagacatccgttgaagctttgtttcttatccgttgaaggtcttcaatatccgttgatactttttcacttatacaaaattacaaggcatgaaatatttacaattagccctcctatttgtatatccattagtagtcaacatgactgatagtttcctacaacatctaagaattacaacttgaaaccagagaatgaaatgtgctacaatactaaacttattgttaagtaaagctactccttcaacggatagccaagatggtcttatccgttgaggctacaaacactagatttctacttaagtgttttgcttaacttatcatcaaactaatacacatattcctaacatattGTTTTACTCTGAGATAGCAAATCTTGGTTTTAGTCTTAGACCCGTTATGTCAATCTAATCcagctaattatatttagttttttgtttaattttattttagtctggAATTAATATTATTATGTTTTATACCGAATTGATACtatgtataattttattttagtctgaTGACATTATATCTTCCAAACGAATTTACtttcaatttattttgttttagcacgtttattttttattttgcctgatgacattatatcgactAAACCAATTTGGTTTCAAATTTTtattagtatttattattttattttaatctgAGCCTGCAAATCTAACTAATTGTAcgtaatttattattattttttatttaggattgaatcaatagtataattttaattcatattatatatattattttatttaaatcaaaatcATTAGGTATATTACAAttctatttgtatttatataatgagagtgtattattttaaatattactataattacggAGACCAGACCGACTACCAACCAAAGTTTCAttatttcgtctttaatataatagtatagatagatatatatatatcttataattttACTTTTGCGTGTCTTTTAATTCTCCTAAACTTTTGATTAAACCATTGATTCCTGTTATACTTCTACATGTATTATGATtctattaaattttattttattttttgttatCTTATACTTCTACATGTCGTATGATTCTATtaaatttagttttatttttgtttccTTATACTTCTACCTATTAAGTTtggttttatttttattttaccTTTTGGCTTTAATCTTTGCCTTATGTATTACAGtgtatattttataattatactTTTGTATGTctttttttttgccaaatttaaatcagatttcattaataacttgaaagagattcaatcgggataaacccccaactgatcatacaaccaggttgaaaaacaaatagagctaaataattagccgttttgtttccggattgcttaacaaactgaatacaaatattctgaaaattaaaaataaaggtAATGGTTTTCCGGACAATCCAGGATGCATCTCCCCCGAAAATAGCAgtttcacaattgaccctcacattaattcgattgatagtgcaatgttcagaggactcagttgcaacaactgagtttagaggcctcatgttatgaacaaatattttttgtgagaggtaagcacatgtgattttcaccaccgttccaagcgcaccccaactatctacctgccggacaccagctatagacctgccgaaagtgttgttgatgcgagatatccagatctcccaaTGCACCATCAAATTCATTTTCAACAAATTCAAAACTCAAAAATCTCAGAATTAACAACAAATTGTAATATGTTGTTAGGCGAGAGATTTTGAAtccaaaaactgaattttattataaaatccaaactcttaccttagtagatctgaaaactaaagtgAAGAACTGTAATGGATTTTTCGAGTTTTGTAAAACAAATCTCGATTTTATTGAGGAAAAGGTAAATAAAaggagaagatgaagatgaatatggaGGTAGAGATGGGTAGAAAGGGTGAAAAAGGAGGTTGGGCGGGTAGGGTTAGGATGAGGTGAATACATGACGGCCGACTCTCATGCCAGAGAGAAACGGTTTACTTTTGTATGTCTTTTAATTTTACTAAATTTTTTATTACACCATTTATTCCTGTTGTACTTCTACATGTATTATGATTCTATcaaatttagttttattttttgtTATCTTATATTTCTACACGTCGTATGATTCTATGaagtttagttttatttttgtttccTTATACTTCTACCTATTaagtttggttttatttttgtGTCACCTTTTGGCTTTAATCTTTGTGTATTTAATTCACTTATGTATTGCTAATTCAATATATTATACGTGTTTGGTTTCATCAATTTATGATTTCACCCTTTTGAATTTCATTATAACTCtaaatgtattatttttattctttatTTACTTCCGTATGACTTATAtgttatatgtattatttttcccgttttttaattgtaatttttatattgatttcaactcagtaatattatATATGACTCAGtattatattttaatgaaataataaattttttgaaatcatataataattataatcttTTATTATAATCATAACACCGGTACTCAATAGTTCGGGTTGAATTTTGTGAGTAAAATTTAGAAATTTTGACATGACACTTATActattatgatttttaaaaattatttaaataaattaattcggGCTTAGCACAGGTTATCAACTAGTAATACTAATATACTATTATGTCTTTGTTCAATTGTTCGTTTGACACGTTTTTATCAGAATCTGCTCTAACAATTACATTCAAAGTTgtcaaataatttaatcaaaattaGATCCGAAAATACATGTCTTTAGTAGGTCATATAACAATGTTTCTAGTTTGGGAGGCTGAAAAAAGTTGGTTATTTTGGTTGACGGGATAGCCAACAAGAGTGTCATGGCACATGAGACTTTAGCACTATTTTCGACGTCCTCGTTGGAGATGCTCTAAATAGCGTGTACTCCTTGATTTTGATCAGCCTACAACTTTACATACACTATTTTGTCATTTATTCTTCATGTTGATTATATATGCCTTTTTTATTGTTCGTCTGGTGATGAAGTTTGGAATAAAAATCTAAAGGTTATATTGCTCGTATATGAGGTTTCTTTGTAATCTAAATAATTACTTAACTCCTAATTAACTTGATTCTTATACATATTCTTACTTTACTTGTCACTAAATTATTGGAATCAGACAATTTTCTAAATTTATCTTGCTTCACCTGTCAGCAATGTATGAAACTTAACAAATTGGGTTAACTACCTAATTGTATGATGTAGCTCATATAAATAGATGCAATCAGTTCTTTCAGTGTGCAGTGTGCATAAACTTCAcatctccctctctctctctgatCTTTCAGCGTGCAGTGTGCATAAACTtcacatctctctctctctctctccctccctcgtTCGGTGTATTCGTTTCATATATAGATGGGAGAATTGAAACATTTTCTTCATGAGCATAAGCTAATACTAAATGAAGCCGAGCCTGTTGTTTGCAAGGATGTAGAATGTGATATGTGTAGACAGCCAATAAACAAGCTCATAGACGCATTTTATAGCTGCAACATCTCCCTTATCGATGATAGTTCATCAAGTAACTGTGCAGGTTTCTTTTTGCATAAAACTTGTTCTGAGTTGCCCTCCACGTTTACACACCCTATGTTCCCACAACACCCTCTAAGCCTCCTTTCGCGTccatataaaaaaaattattattataagtGTTATGCTTGTGTAGGTGTTTCTCAGGGCTTTATGTATGTTTCCAACAGCGAAAAAGTTTGTCTGAAATGCGTAAAATCTGAACTTAGATCTCTAGAGGGACGTACCCATGATCATCCAGGTCACAATCACCCATTAACCTTAGTCCAAAGGCCAGCTTTGTTCCTTTGTGATGCTTGTAACACGACAGCTACAGATTTGTCCTATATCTGTAACAAATGTTGTTTCTGGATACACAAGAGTTGTGCCGATGCACCCATCACCTACCAATGCAAATTTCACAAAGAACACACCCTAATCTTGGACTACTCTCTTCCCCAAGAATATCGTGAATTTTTCTGGTTGTGCGGCATATGTAGTAAATTTATAAATCACAGCTACTGGGTTTATTATTGCGCAAATTGCAGATTTTTTGCTCACGTGAAATGTGCTTCATTACCTGAGATGTTGAGGTTGATTTACCGTTTCCTCTTACTATATCTGATATCATGATTTTGATTATCTATCAAATAAATATTTAGTTTTCCAACATTGTTGTTTTACTCGGAGTTATTCTGACTGGGTTTTGTTCTTTCTTTTGGCATGTTAAAAGTGACGATGATAGCGGAGAGTCCAATTTGATGCACTTTCCAGCGCATGATGAAGCATCACTACATAAAATGATGCAGCAGTGTATCATGAAGGCAACAGATGATGCTCTCCTGCATAATTCTGCCACTACTGCGGAGCCTTCGTCTTATATCAAGCATTGGGCGCATAAACACCAGCTGACGCTCAGAAACAAGAACTCAAAAACTTTGACCCTTGACTTGAATCATAAATTAGAAGATACTGAATTGCTAATTTGCGATGGGTGCGCTAAGCCAATCTCCTTGGTTGATGAAATATTCTATGAATGCAAATCATGCAATTTTTTTCTCCACAGATCATGCGCCCTGTTTCCGGAAAAGATGGAGCATCATCTAGCAGGCAACCAAGTCGATGATATTTCACTAGTACGAGAGTTCAATGAACTAGGTTTTATACTATGCCAAAGTTGCCACATCCTTGGTAATGGGATTTTCTTGTCGATCAATAAAACAACTTTATTTGACATCGGGTGTGCTTCATTACCGAGAATAATTAAACATGAAGGTCATCGACACCCTCTTAACCAATTGAAGTATCCAGACGATGACTTTTGCAAAGCATGTTTGTTTGAATATGCATTACGTAAAGAAAAAATCATGTATGGGTGTGAAAAATGTGGATTCTACATACATGTATGGTGTGCCTTAAGACCACATATGATGAAACATCGATGGGATCCGCATCCTCTCTACTTGATTCTGTTTGTCAAGAATGTAGCTGATCACCCTCACGATTTCGATTGTGAATTTTGCTCCGAAAATATTGACCCAACCACTTGGTTTTATCACTGCAATACTTGTGATCTATCATTTCATATCCACTGTATTGATCCATATTATCTGTTTTCAAACATGAAGCTTGGTGCTACTAACATTTGTTGTGACTCGCATCCTCACCCGCACGGCCTCACATTGGTTCTAAACAAAAAGAAGCGAAGATGCAGCACATGCGGTGAAGATGCAACCGGCGTGCCAGTTCTCGAGTGTTCACCATGCAAATATGTAGTGCATATTCACAAATGTGTAAAATGATAGAGAGGAAAAGTAACAAACTCTATTGAAGAATAACAAACTGTATTTACATAATGATATGAATATTAAGGATTAAGGGAAGTATAGACTTTTACTAAGCGTAGCATTAGTCTTTCTTGTTGTTGAATAACCTTCTATATATCAAAAGGGTGTATTATCTTCATCAAGAGAATTGAGAAGCACTGTAGTCGTTTTCATATTTTCATATTGATTTTCACAATATGAAACAATGCAGAAACAGAGAGAGTTACATAATACAATTAAGTAGTTAATCCAGCTTTTTAAGTTTCATACATCGGTGACAAGTGAAGCAAAATACAAAATTGTCTGCATTCGAATAATTTAGTAACAAGTAAGAATATGTATGTTAAATTGAAGAGGTAAGTGATGAGAATACATTTAGAAAAATGTCTGCATTCGAATAATTTAGTGACAAGTAAGAATATGTACGGAAAACCTCGGACACAAGCAATGGCATTTATATTTTTATTCCAATTTATCACCAGAAAAGCAATATTGCATGTTAAGATATTTTGATCAAAACCAAGTAGTACACTTATGCTCAGGTATTTTCACTTGAAACAAGTTATTTTCACTTGCAAAAACACATGTTGTTGAGATCTCCTGATCCAAATGGTTCATGAATTACAGTTTTGGCAAGACAAAAGTGCACAAAAAAATCGAAAAAATTCTGAACTTTTGCAATATATCTACATTCGAGAAGTGCAGCATCTGGCATCCGATTACATCTTCACTGCATATCTTGCATCTTCGTATCTTTTTATTTACAAGCCATGTGAGGCCGTGAGGGTGATGATGTGTGTAGCTAAAAATGTTGGTAGCGCCAAACTTCATATTACAGAACAAATAATATGGATCGATGCAGAAACTGTGAAATGACAGATCACAAGAACTGCAGTGATAAAACCAGGTGTGGCCTTAAGGCACACCTTATGTGTATGAAGAATTCACATTTTTCGCATCCATACATGATAGCTTCTTGTTTTTCTGTTTCATATTCAAAAAAACATGCTTTGCAAATATAATCATGTGGATACTTTAATTGGTTAAGAGGGTGGCGATGAGCTTCGTGTTTGATTACTCTGGGTAATGAAGCACACCAGATGTCAAACCTCGTTGTTTGATTCCACATGACAATCCCATTACTAGGAAAGCTGCAACCATGGCATCTGAAAGTAGCGAATTCATTGAATTTGTTTCCAATCAGCTTGCCTGCTAGATGATGCTCAATCATTTTCGGAAATTGGGCACATGGCCTGTGGAGAAAAAAACTGCATGAATTGCATTCGTAGAATATATCATCAACCAAGGAGATTGGTTTAGTGCACCCATTGCAAATTAGCAATGCATGATCTTCTAAATTCCGGTTCAAGTAAGGGGTCAAGGTTTTGGCATTCTTGTTTCCGAGTGCCAGCTGGTGTTCATGGCCCCAATGGTTGATATAAGGTGAAGGCTCTCCAATGGCAGAAATATGCAGGAGAGTGGCCTTCATGATACATTGCTGCATCATTTCATGTAGTGATGCTTCATCGTGCGCTGGGAAGTGCATCAAATTGGACTCTCCCCCTCCATCATCACTTAAGCTATTCCAAAAGAAAAACATGACCCAATCAGAATAACTCCAAGTAAAACAACAATGTAGGAAAACTAAAAATTTAGTAAAAAACCATAGGAACAAGAAAAATgttaatagacatcacacattagacatcagttatgtttgccactgatgttaaaagaattTATAAGA
It encodes the following:
- the LOC141703469 gene encoding uncharacterized protein LOC141703469 — its product is MGELKHFLHEHKLILNEAEPVVCKDVECDMCRQPINKLIDAFYSCNISLIDDSSSSNCAGFFLHKTCSELPSTFTHPMFPQHPLSLLSRPYKKNYYYKCYACVGVSQGFMYVSNSEKVCLKCVKSELRSLEGRTHDHPGHNHPLTLVQRPALFLCDACNTTATDLSYICNKCCFWIHKSCADAPITYQCKFHKEHTLILDYSLPQEYREFFWLCGICSKFINHSYWVYYCANCRFFAHVKCASLPEMLSDDDSGESNLMHFPAHDEASLHKMMQQCIMKATDDALLHNSATTAEPSSYIKHWAHKHQLTLRNKNSKTLTLDLNHKLEDTELLICDGCAKPISLVDEIFYECKSCNFFLHRSCALFPEKMEHHLAGNQVDDISLVREFNELGFILCQSCHILGNGIFLSINKTTLFDIGCASLPRIIKHEGHRHPLNQLKYPDDDFCKACLFEYALRKEKIMYGCEKCGFYIHVWCALRPHMMKHRWDPHPLYLILFVKNVADHPHDFDCEFCSENIDPTTWFYHCNTCDLSFHIHCIDPYYLFSNMKLGATNICCDSHPHPHGLTLVLNKKKRRCSTCGEDATGVPVLECSPCKYVVHIHKCVK